A single Columba livia isolate bColLiv1 breed racing homer chromosome 22, bColLiv1.pat.W.v2, whole genome shotgun sequence DNA region contains:
- the MLN gene encoding promotilin, whose amino-acid sequence MVSRKAVAGLLVVYVVSMLAEQTDGFVPFFTQSDFRKMQLQEKERNKAGQKKSLPALQRREEEGFSERAAADVSDVKSIQLAVPVLGMWLTPRQLENHRDVLEKLLAELSQDTPDGTARRLISAAGVLPFPPLTSSSSPRYLYSSKGFSVMSAHFAECSDTPAALVFLTDRCRIRRESLLKLEYSTYVNEICKRD is encoded by the exons ATGGTTTCAAGGAAGGCGGTGGCCGGGTTGCTCGTGGTGTACGTGGTGTCCATGCTGGCTGAGCAGACCGACGGCTTTGTGCCCTTTTTCACCCAGAGCgacttcaggaaaatgcag ctgcaggagaaggagaggaacaAAGCGGGGCAGAAGAAGTCCCTGCCGGCGCTGCAGCGGCGGGAAGAGGAAGGCTTCTCCGAGCGAGCCGCTGCGGACGTCAGCGATGTCAAGAGCATCCAG ctcGCGGTCCCGGTCCTGGGGATGTGGCTCACCCCACGGCAGCTGGAAAACCACCGAGATGTCCTGGAGAAACTGCTGGCGGAGCTGTCACAGGACACCCCAGACGGTACTGCCAGGAGGCTCATCTCTGCCGCGGGAGTTctgcctttccctcctctcACCAGCTCGTCATCGCCGAGATATTTATATTCCTCAAAGGGCTTTAGTGTCATGTCTGCTCACTTTGCAGAGTGCTCAGATACCCCGGCAGCTCTCGTGTTT ctgACTGATCGCTGCAGAATCAGAAGAGAAAGCTTGCTAAAGCTAGAATACTCCACTTATGTGAACGAAATCTGTAAAAGAGATTAG
- the OPN1MSW gene encoding green-sensitive opsin, producing MNGTEGINFYVPMSNKTGVVRSPFEYPQYYLAEPWKYRVVCCYIFFLISTGLPINLLTLLVTFKHKKLRQPLNYILVNLAVADLFMACFGFTVTFYTAWNGYFVFGPVGCAVEGFFATLGGQVALWSLVVLAIERYIVVCKPMGNFRFSASHAMMGIAFTWIMAFSCAAPPLFGWSRYMPEGMQCSCGPDYYTHNPDYHNESYVLYMFIIHFIIPVVVIFFSYGRLICKVREAAAQQQESATTQKAEKEVTRMVILMVLGFMLAWTPYAVVAFWIFTNKGADFTATLMAVPAFFSKSSSLYNPIIYVLMNKQFRNCMITTICCGKNPFGDEDVSSTVSQSKTEVSSVSSSQVSPA from the exons ATGAATGGGACAGAAGGTATCAATTTTTACGTGCCTATGTCCAACAAGACAGGGGTGGTGCGAAGCCCCTTCGAGTATCCCCAGTACTACCTGGCCGAGCCCTGGAAATACCGCGTCGTGTGCTGCTACAtcttcttcctcatctccaCCGGTTTGCCCATcaacctcctcaccctcctGGTCACCTTCAAACACAAGAAGCTCCGGCAGCCGCTCAACTACATCCTGGTCAACTTGGCGGTGGCCGACCTCTTCATGGCCTGTTTTGGCTTCACCGTCACCTTCTACACTGCCTGGAACGGTTACTTCGTCTTCGGGCCTGTCGGCTGTGCCGTTGAGGGCTTCTTCGCCACGCTGGGAG gTCAAGTCGCTCTGTGGTCCCTGGTCGTCTTGGCCATCGAGCGCTACATTGTCGTCTGCAAACCCATGGGAAACTTCCGCTTCTCCGCATCCCACGCCATGATGGGCATTGCTTTCACCTGGATAATGGCCTTTTCCTGCGCCGCTCCCCCACTCTTCGGCTGGTCCAG ATACATGCCCGAGGGGATGCAGTGCTCCTGCGGCCCCGACTACTACACCCACAACCCCGACTACCACAACGAGTCCTACGTCCTCTACATGTTCATCATCCACTTCATCATCCCAGTCGTGGTAATTTTCTTCTCCTACGGGCGCCTCATCTGCAAAGTCCGAGAG GCAGCCGCCCAGCAGCAGGAGTCGGCCACGACCCAGAAGGCCGAGAAGGAGGTGACGCGGATGGTGATCCTGATGGTGCTGGGGTTCATGCTGGCCTGGACGCCCTACGCCGTGGTGGCGTTCTGGATCTTCACCAACAAGGGCGCAGACTTCACCGCCACGCTCATGGCCGTGCCTGCCTTCTTCTCCAAGAGCTCCTCCCTCTACAACCCCATCATCTATGTCCTCATGAACAAGCAG ttcCGCAACTGCATGATCACCACAATCTGCTGCGGCAAGAACCCCTTTGGGGATGAAGATGTCTCCTCCACCGTATCCCAGAGCAAAACCGAGGTCTCCTCTGTCTCTTCCAGCCAAGTATCACCTGCATAG